A region of Natribaculum luteum DNA encodes the following proteins:
- a CDS encoding ABC transporter ATP-binding protein, whose amino-acid sequence MSDSSAPPIEVEGLTKYYGDVRGAEDLTFTVERGDIFGFLGPNGAGKSTAIRVLLGLLAPTEGDAWLFGNDVTDRAELLEAKRRLGYLPSDVAFYDRVSGEEILDYFGRIRGDDRREELLERFPVPLERDVKAYSSGNRQKLAIVATFMHDPDLAIMDEPTAGLDPLVQNEFYEFLDERQAQGKTSFLSSHVLSEVRRICDRVGIIREGRLIALEEVGELLAESGTVVHVRLAEEPPLEALEFPGVSSIDRDGDAYHLVLSREYDALVDRLHEYTVEDLEVREASLEDVFMHFYGGEDENEDEDVPDGDVEPAATDGGG is encoded by the coding sequence GTGTCCGACTCGAGCGCGCCGCCGATCGAGGTCGAGGGCCTGACGAAGTACTACGGCGACGTGCGCGGCGCCGAGGACCTCACCTTCACCGTCGAGCGCGGCGACATCTTCGGTTTCCTGGGACCGAACGGCGCGGGCAAGTCGACGGCGATCCGCGTCCTGCTCGGCCTGCTGGCTCCGACCGAGGGCGACGCCTGGCTCTTCGGCAACGACGTGACAGACCGGGCGGAACTCCTCGAGGCCAAACGCCGTCTCGGCTACCTGCCGAGCGACGTCGCCTTCTACGATCGGGTCTCCGGCGAGGAGATCCTCGACTACTTCGGTCGGATCCGCGGCGACGACCGTCGCGAGGAACTCCTCGAGCGCTTTCCCGTACCCCTCGAGCGCGACGTCAAGGCCTACTCGAGCGGGAATCGCCAGAAACTCGCCATCGTGGCGACGTTCATGCACGATCCCGACCTCGCGATCATGGACGAGCCGACCGCCGGACTCGACCCACTGGTGCAAAACGAGTTCTACGAGTTCCTCGACGAGCGCCAGGCCCAGGGGAAGACGAGTTTCCTCTCCTCGCACGTCCTGAGCGAGGTCCGGCGGATCTGCGACCGCGTGGGGATCATCCGCGAGGGGCGACTGATCGCACTCGAGGAGGTTGGAGAGCTGCTCGCCGAGAGCGGGACGGTCGTCCACGTGCGCCTCGCAGAAGAGCCGCCGCTCGAGGCGCTCGAGTTTCCGGGCGTCTCGAGCATCGACCGCGACGGCGACGCCTACCACCTCGTCCTCTCGCGGGAGTACGACGCGCTCGTCGACCGACTCCACGAGTACACGGTCGAGGACCTCGAGGTCCGCGAGGCGTCGCTCGAGGACGTCTTCATGCACTTCTACGGCGGTGAGGACGAGAACGAAGACGAGGACGTACCCGACGGCGACGTCGAGCCCGCGGCGACGGACGGCGGTGGGTGA
- the mobA gene encoding molybdenum cofactor guanylyltransferase, translating to MTDRDEPDVTADSRAGVVLAGGFSTRFGDADKAVADLGGKPMVRHVAERVATVTDELVINCRDEQTEPIHEALEPSPVDARFAVDPTPDLGPLGGIRIGLEAVESPYAAIVACDMPFVDPDLLAALFETAEGRDGAVPKLEDGWYQTTQAVYRSEPMVRACTRALEESDGRVLAALEYLDWVVVDEATVREHAPLETFESVDTREELEAAERRLARR from the coding sequence ATGACCGACAGAGACGAACCCGATGTCACGGCCGACTCGCGCGCCGGCGTCGTCCTCGCGGGCGGGTTCTCGACGCGTTTTGGCGACGCGGACAAGGCCGTCGCCGACCTCGGCGGGAAGCCGATGGTTCGCCACGTCGCCGAACGCGTGGCGACCGTGACCGACGAACTCGTGATCAACTGTCGCGACGAGCAGACGGAGCCGATCCACGAGGCGCTCGAGCCGTCGCCGGTCGATGCCCGATTCGCCGTCGATCCAACGCCGGACCTCGGCCCGCTCGGCGGCATCCGGATCGGCCTCGAGGCCGTCGAGTCGCCGTACGCGGCCATCGTCGCGTGTGACATGCCGTTCGTCGATCCCGACCTCCTCGCCGCGCTCTTCGAGACCGCCGAAGGCAGGGACGGCGCGGTGCCGAAACTGGAGGACGGCTGGTACCAGACGACGCAGGCGGTCTACCGGAGCGAACCGATGGTCCGGGCGTGTACGAGAGCACTCGAGGAGAGCGACGGACGGGTCCTCGCCGCACTCGAGTACCTCGACTGGGTCGTCGTCGACGAAGCGACGGTACGCGAGCACGCGCCGCTCGAAACGTTCGAGAGCGTCGACACGCGAGAGGAACTCGAGGCGGCCGAACGGCGACTCGCGCGCCGTTGA
- a CDS encoding 30S ribosomal protein S27ae, producing the protein MAHYELYNDDGTTDRELCPRCGDSFLADHGDRVHCGKCGYTEWE; encoded by the coding sequence ATGGCACACTACGAACTCTACAACGACGACGGGACGACCGACCGCGAACTGTGTCCCCGCTGCGGTGACAGCTTCCTCGCAGACCACGGTGACCGCGTCCACTGTGGCAAGTGCGGCTACACCGAGTGGGAGTAG
- a CDS encoding ABC transporter permease, producing the protein MLEITTFETERRLRGSLLLSAALIALIALTVGLFPSIQEAGVDFDAYLESLPDEVSRAFVGNVTTLTTIEGYLVSQLYQFGWVLLLAIYYAYAAASTIAGEVERGTADVTLSLPITRTRFVVGKFLALFPNVVLVNAVTFVAVYVSVVFVGETIDTIDLFVVHAYSIVYLLACAGIGLLASAAFDSIRRAQTVAIGGVFGMFLLDTLTFDTDYDWLGDLAFSRYFDPGAILVDGDVSWNDFALLLAAVVVLVIVAAELFERRDV; encoded by the coding sequence ATGCTCGAGATCACGACCTTCGAGACCGAACGACGACTGCGCGGCTCGCTGTTACTGTCGGCTGCGCTGATCGCCCTGATCGCGCTCACGGTGGGGCTCTTTCCGTCGATCCAGGAGGCGGGCGTCGACTTCGACGCCTACCTCGAGTCGCTGCCGGACGAGGTCTCGCGGGCGTTCGTCGGCAACGTGACGACGCTGACGACGATCGAGGGCTACCTCGTCTCGCAACTGTACCAGTTCGGCTGGGTGCTGCTGCTCGCGATCTACTACGCCTACGCCGCCGCCTCGACGATCGCGGGCGAGGTCGAGCGGGGGACGGCCGACGTGACGCTCTCGTTGCCGATCACCCGGACCCGGTTCGTCGTGGGGAAGTTCCTCGCGTTGTTCCCGAACGTCGTCCTCGTGAACGCGGTGACGTTCGTGGCAGTCTACGTCAGCGTCGTGTTCGTCGGCGAGACGATCGACACGATCGACCTGTTCGTCGTCCACGCCTACTCGATCGTCTACCTGCTGGCCTGCGCCGGGATCGGCCTCCTCGCGTCAGCCGCGTTCGACTCCATCCGCCGGGCCCAGACCGTCGCCATCGGCGGCGTCTTCGGCATGTTCCTGCTCGACACTCTCACGTTCGACACCGACTACGACTGGCTGGGCGATCTCGCGTTCTCGCGGTACTTCGACCCCGGCGCGATCCTCGTCGACGGCGACGTTTCCTGGAACGACTTCGCGCTCCTTCTCGCCGCAGTCGTCGTCCTCGTGATCGTCGCCGCCGAACTGTTCGAACGGCGTGACGTCTAG
- a CDS encoding COG1361 S-layer family protein, with the protein MTARAGSAVPSRRTGAVVAALVVVLAIGAPVSTTAQDGSRAVEDSEPQNESDEVVVPANVTEDDQTAVPEQQEQEQPPEEPPQAPVEEPEPAEPVPQQGPEADVTVDLEDDDEAITAGDAEAVELEVTNDENDEVTDVVVTLQAGSPLYLGSPSNPQSTRSIYVDELVEEETETLEVDVGTTRTGAGTYPLFATVEYVEDDDDEPTVGGPTALGVEVDEEREFRVENVTRRVTIDSESVYAVRITNEGDEAVTGVVATMATAPPLSSASPTAYVGTLGPGESRTARFALEVSEDAVATRDSVAITLGYETAAGTDERTTTGPKLVPVTITEDEDETDVDTLLPFVVVGLVLVLAAVWWFRRR; encoded by the coding sequence ATGACAGCTCGGGCGGGTTCAGCGGTCCCCTCTCGGCGGACCGGTGCGGTCGTCGCCGCGCTGGTCGTCGTCCTCGCGATCGGCGCTCCGGTCAGCACAACGGCGCAGGACGGGAGTCGTGCCGTCGAGGATTCCGAACCCCAGAACGAGTCCGACGAGGTCGTCGTGCCAGCCAACGTCACGGAGGACGACCAGACGGCAGTACCCGAACAACAGGAACAGGAACAGCCACCCGAAGAACCGCCACAGGCACCGGTCGAAGAGCCGGAGCCGGCGGAGCCGGTGCCACAGCAAGGCCCCGAGGCCGACGTCACCGTCGATCTCGAGGACGACGACGAGGCGATCACCGCCGGCGACGCCGAGGCGGTCGAGCTGGAGGTGACGAACGACGAGAACGACGAGGTGACGGACGTCGTCGTGACGCTCCAGGCCGGATCGCCGCTGTACCTCGGCTCCCCGTCGAATCCGCAGTCGACCCGGTCGATCTACGTCGACGAACTCGTCGAAGAGGAGACGGAGACGCTCGAGGTCGACGTCGGGACGACCCGAACGGGGGCCGGAACGTATCCGCTGTTCGCAACCGTCGAGTACGTCGAGGACGACGATGACGAGCCGACGGTCGGCGGGCCGACGGCTCTCGGCGTCGAAGTCGACGAAGAACGCGAGTTCCGCGTCGAGAACGTCACCCGGCGGGTCACGATAGACAGCGAGAGCGTCTACGCGGTCCGGATCACCAACGAGGGCGACGAGGCGGTGACGGGCGTCGTCGCCACGATGGCGACCGCGCCGCCGCTGTCGAGTGCGTCGCCGACCGCGTACGTCGGCACGCTCGGTCCTGGCGAGTCGCGAACGGCCCGGTTCGCACTCGAGGTGTCCGAGGACGCCGTCGCGACGAGAGACAGCGTCGCGATCACGCTCGGCTACGAGACGGCCGCGGGAACCGACGAGCGGACGACCACCGGTCCGAAGCTGGTGCCGGTCACGATCACCGAAGACGAAGACGAGACGGACGTCGACACGCTGCTCCCGTTCGTCGTCGTCGGACTCGTGCTCGTTCTCGCCGCCGTCTGGTGGTTTCGGCGGCGCTGA
- a CDS encoding WD40/YVTN/BNR-like repeat-containing protein yields the protein MTTVHAALRNRLLVCRGSEVDDWETTERLEGYDLECVAVSPAAPDRLFVGTFEDGLFRSTDGGETFGALEAGFESEAVMSLAISPHDPDVVYAGTEPSRVYRSTDGGDSWTHLEGLTDLPSEPEWFFPPRPYTHHIRWIEVDPFDPDRLYLGIELGALVVSDDGGETWRERPPGSRRDNHSLATHPDREGRVYSAAGDGYAESDDGGDSWSHPQDGLEHRYCWSVVPDPVDPGRVLVSAASGARSAHTASTADSYVYRRDGGTWNRLDGRGLPMGEGVVRAVFATTETAVYAVNNRGLFRSSDFGDSWERLAIDVDDGLETVTPRGLVALE from the coding sequence ATGACGACGGTCCACGCCGCACTCCGGAACCGACTGCTCGTCTGCCGGGGGTCGGAAGTCGACGACTGGGAGACGACCGAACGGCTCGAGGGGTACGACCTCGAGTGCGTCGCGGTCTCGCCGGCCGCTCCCGATCGACTCTTCGTCGGCACGTTCGAGGATGGTCTCTTTCGAAGCACCGACGGCGGCGAGACGTTCGGCGCGCTCGAGGCTGGCTTCGAGAGCGAGGCGGTGATGTCGCTCGCGATCAGTCCCCACGACCCCGACGTCGTCTACGCCGGGACCGAGCCGAGTCGGGTCTACCGCTCGACGGACGGCGGCGACTCCTGGACCCACCTCGAGGGGCTGACCGACCTGCCCTCGGAGCCGGAGTGGTTCTTCCCGCCGCGGCCGTACACCCACCACATCCGCTGGATCGAGGTGGACCCGTTCGACCCCGACCGGCTGTATCTCGGGATCGAACTTGGCGCGCTCGTCGTCAGCGACGACGGCGGCGAGACCTGGCGCGAACGTCCGCCGGGCTCGCGGCGAGACAACCACAGTCTGGCGACTCACCCCGACCGCGAGGGCCGCGTCTACTCGGCTGCGGGCGACGGCTACGCCGAGAGCGACGACGGCGGCGACTCCTGGTCTCACCCGCAGGATGGTCTCGAGCATCGGTACTGCTGGTCGGTCGTTCCCGACCCCGTCGATCCCGGCCGGGTGCTCGTCTCGGCGGCGAGCGGCGCACGGTCTGCGCACACGGCCAGCACCGCCGACTCGTACGTCTACCGGCGCGATGGCGGCACGTGGAACCGACTCGACGGACGCGGTCTCCCGATGGGCGAGGGCGTCGTCCGGGCGGTGTTCGCGACGACGGAGACGGCCGTCTACGCCGTGAACAACCGCGGCCTGTTCCGCTCGAGCGACTTCGGCGACTCGTGGGAGCGACTCGCGATCGACGTCGACGACGGCCTCGAGACGGTGACGCCGCGCGGACTGGTCGCCCTCGAGTAG
- a CDS encoding universal stress protein, which translates to MGDHILVPVDGSPLSRRALEVALEEYPDAEITALHVIDPTEPGYSVAGVEFQSDVEPRHGSEQWYERAEELATDLLDELTEIEDEHDASITTEVVTGRADREIVDYADSHDVDHIIMGSHGRGGDVHLLLGSVTEAVAFRAPMRVTLIR; encoded by the coding sequence ATGGGAGACCACATTCTCGTGCCGGTGGACGGCTCACCACTGTCGCGACGCGCTCTCGAGGTCGCACTCGAGGAGTATCCGGACGCCGAGATCACCGCATTACACGTCATCGATCCGACCGAACCGGGCTACAGCGTCGCCGGCGTGGAGTTTCAAAGCGACGTCGAACCGCGTCACGGCTCCGAGCAGTGGTACGAGCGCGCCGAGGAACTCGCGACGGATCTGCTCGACGAGCTGACGGAGATCGAAGACGAGCACGACGCGTCGATCACGACCGAGGTCGTCACCGGACGTGCAGACCGGGAGATCGTCGACTACGCCGATTCTCACGACGTCGATCACATCATCATGGGCAGTCACGGCCGTGGTGGAGACGTCCATCTGCTCCTCGGCAGCGTCACCGAGGCCGTCGCGTTCCGGGCACCGATGCGCGTGACGCTGATCCGGTAA
- a CDS encoding 30S ribosomal protein S24e, with amino-acid sequence MDVDIISEEENPMLHRTDVTFELTHDEATPSRLQVRDSLAAKLNKDADEVVVRKLDTKFGMRKTVGYAKVYESADHATDVEQEHMLERNKIAAEEEAEAEAEEA; translated from the coding sequence ATGGACGTCGACATCATCTCCGAGGAGGAGAACCCCATGTTGCACCGAACGGACGTCACGTTCGAGTTAACCCACGACGAGGCGACGCCGTCCCGTCTGCAGGTTCGTGACAGTCTCGCCGCGAAACTGAACAAGGACGCAGACGAGGTCGTCGTCCGCAAACTCGACACCAAGTTCGGCATGCGAAAGACCGTCGGCTACGCGAAAGTCTACGAATCGGCCGACCACGCCACCGACGTCGAACAGGAACACATGCTCGAGCGCAACAAGATCGCCGCCGAGGAAGAAGCCGAAGCGGAAGCGGAGGAGGCGTAA
- a CDS encoding universal stress protein yields MPTNVLVPVDGHERAFAGLEYCFASFPDATITALYVVDPTRDHYATVGDVESPEQRAQEAAARVLEAAESRAERHGRDLQTETRTGRPHSQILEHTVEENVDHVVVGSHGESPIAGTYLGRVGEAVVRRSPVTTTVVAEPPTELRERELPGRVLVPVDGSEQATAALVYALEEFTDAAITALHVVDLPFDHSVGEVKGTYLESILEELDERSEEILESATERADERDAALETDRSYGSPANEIVEYALDAEFDQLVMGIHGRSLAARLVTGSVAEAVARRSPLTVTLVRGSPHGT; encoded by the coding sequence ATGCCAACGAACGTTCTCGTCCCCGTCGACGGCCACGAGCGGGCTTTCGCCGGCCTGGAGTACTGTTTCGCGTCGTTTCCAGACGCGACGATCACTGCGCTGTACGTCGTCGACCCGACGCGAGACCACTACGCGACCGTCGGCGACGTCGAGTCGCCCGAGCAGCGCGCCCAGGAGGCCGCAGCGCGCGTCCTCGAGGCAGCAGAGAGCCGTGCAGAGCGTCACGGACGCGACCTGCAGACCGAAACGCGAACCGGCAGGCCACACAGCCAAATTCTCGAGCACACAGTCGAGGAGAACGTAGACCACGTCGTCGTCGGAAGCCACGGCGAGTCGCCGATCGCCGGCACCTACCTCGGTCGCGTCGGCGAGGCCGTCGTTCGACGGTCGCCGGTCACGACGACGGTCGTCGCGGAACCGCCTACCGAACTCCGGGAACGCGAGCTGCCGGGACGCGTGCTGGTCCCGGTCGACGGCTCGGAGCAGGCCACCGCCGCGCTCGTGTACGCACTCGAGGAGTTCACCGACGCGGCGATCACGGCCTTGCACGTCGTCGACCTCCCGTTCGATCACTCGGTCGGGGAGGTCAAGGGAACGTACCTCGAGTCGATCCTCGAGGAGCTCGACGAACGCAGCGAGGAGATCCTCGAGTCGGCGACCGAGCGCGCCGATGAACGTGACGCGGCCCTCGAGACGGACCGGTCGTACGGATCGCCCGCGAACGAAATCGTCGAGTACGCACTCGACGCGGAGTTCGACCAGCTCGTCATGGGGATCCACGGGCGGTCGCTGGCAGCCCGACTCGTCACCGGGAGCGTCGCAGAGGCGGTCGCCCGCCGCTCGCCGCTTACGGTGACGCTCGTCCGCGGCAGCCCCCACGGGACGTAA
- a CDS encoding universal stress protein, translating to MRDREAASRQGSQMYDTILVAVDDGDTARETLEHAVAVAERLGATLHVVTVVEPPGSPMRFGVEEVDALNRAATTLVDDLVAAYADRDLEVHGDVRRGKPAEQILARAEEVDADMILVGRSEASELESAILGSTPDRLVRLSSVPVAIVPEPDADE from the coding sequence GTGCGGGACCGGGAGGCCGCCTCGAGGCAGGGAAGTCAGATGTACGATACGATTCTGGTCGCGGTCGACGACGGCGATACGGCACGGGAGACGCTCGAGCACGCGGTCGCGGTCGCCGAACGGCTCGGGGCGACGCTCCACGTCGTCACCGTCGTCGAACCGCCCGGGAGTCCGATGCGATTCGGCGTCGAGGAGGTCGACGCCCTCAATCGCGCGGCGACGACGCTCGTCGACGACCTCGTCGCCGCCTACGCCGACCGCGACCTCGAGGTCCACGGCGACGTCCGCCGGGGCAAACCTGCCGAGCAGATCCTCGCACGCGCCGAGGAGGTGGACGCCGACATGATCCTCGTCGGCCGCAGCGAGGCGAGCGAACTCGAGTCGGCGATCCTCGGTAGCACGCCCGACCGCCTCGTCCGGCTGTCGTCGGTTCCGGTCGCGATCGTGCCGGAACCGGACGCAGACGAGTGA
- the uvrA gene encoding excinuclease ABC subunit UvrA: protein MSKEYIEVRGAQEHNLKDLDVSIPREEFTVVTGLSGSGKSSLAFETVYAEGQRRYIESLSAYARNFLGQMDKPQVETVEGLSPAISIDQKNAANNPRSTVGTVTELHDYLRLLYARVGTPHCPECGREVGEQSAQNMVERILELPEGTKAKLAAPVVRDQKGAFEDLFDELVSEGYSRVEVDGEEHDLTLEPPELDENYDHTIDVIVDRVKVSVEDRPRIVDSVETALDEAEGILKVILPDPPADADLGEEARSTGALGDEATDDDRVVVEFSKDLACTHCGIDVPEIETRSFSFNSPHGACPECEGLGETKEVDEDLVIQDPSKPLKHVFEPWSYNRSYYQTRLDAVAEHFDVSLETPFEDVDEEIQRAFLYGTDGQVLFKRNTKNGTRRKKKRFEGVIPNLERRYLETDSDSTREHIEDYMSVTECPDCDGTRLKPASRAVLVDGTSITEINAMSIGDALKHFESMEADLTEREKVIAEEILKEIRARLGFMCEVGLEYLTLDREASTLSGGESQRIRLATQIGSGLVGVLYVLDEPSIGLHQRDNDRLLNTLEELRDLGNTLLVVEHDEETMRRADTVIDMGPGPGKRGGEVVVNGPVEEVKACEESITGDYLSGREQIPVPDERRDPDGALTIHGARQHNLANVDVDVPLGCFTAITGVSGSGKSTLMHEVLYKGLAREMNDNTSVIPGDHDDLEGLDRIETVRLIDQSPIGRTPRSNPATYTGVFDYVRELFAETKLAKQRGYEKGRFSFNVKGGRCEECGGQGTVKIEMNFLSDVYVPCEECDGARYNDATLDVTYKDKTIADVLEMSVEEAYDFFESSSQIRRRLKLLKDVGLDYMKLGQPSTTLSGGEAQRIKLAEELGKRDTGDTLYLLDEPTTGLHSEDERKLIDVLHRLTDNGNTVVVIEHELDLVKNADHVIDLGPEGGEKGGEVVATGTPEEVARLEESHTGRYLRDLLPKVDLEGPRGQRVEPVTAPTDDD, encoded by the coding sequence ATGAGCAAGGAGTACATCGAGGTGCGGGGTGCACAGGAGCACAACCTGAAGGACCTCGACGTCTCGATCCCGCGCGAGGAGTTTACCGTCGTCACCGGCCTTTCGGGGTCGGGGAAGTCCTCGCTCGCGTTCGAGACGGTCTACGCGGAGGGCCAGCGCCGGTACATCGAGAGCCTCTCGGCGTACGCCCGGAACTTCCTCGGGCAGATGGACAAACCCCAGGTCGAGACCGTCGAGGGGCTGTCCCCGGCGATCTCGATCGACCAGAAAAACGCCGCCAACAACCCCCGATCGACGGTCGGCACGGTGACGGAACTGCACGACTACCTTCGCCTGCTGTACGCCCGCGTCGGCACGCCCCACTGCCCCGAGTGTGGCCGGGAGGTCGGCGAGCAAAGCGCCCAGAACATGGTCGAGCGCATCCTCGAGTTGCCCGAAGGGACGAAGGCGAAGCTCGCCGCGCCCGTCGTCCGCGACCAGAAGGGTGCGTTCGAAGACCTCTTCGACGAACTCGTCTCGGAGGGCTACTCGCGGGTCGAGGTCGACGGTGAAGAACACGACCTCACGCTCGAGCCGCCGGAGCTCGACGAGAACTACGACCACACGATCGACGTGATCGTCGACCGCGTGAAAGTCAGCGTCGAGGACCGCCCGCGGATCGTCGACAGCGTCGAGACGGCGCTCGACGAGGCCGAGGGTATCCTCAAGGTGATCCTCCCCGATCCACCGGCGGACGCAGACCTCGGCGAGGAGGCCCGATCGACCGGCGCACTGGGCGACGAAGCGACGGACGACGACCGCGTCGTCGTCGAGTTCTCGAAGGACCTCGCGTGTACCCACTGCGGGATCGACGTTCCGGAGATCGAGACCCGCTCGTTCTCCTTCAACTCGCCACACGGCGCCTGTCCAGAGTGTGAGGGTCTCGGCGAGACGAAGGAAGTCGACGAAGACCTCGTGATCCAGGACCCATCGAAGCCGCTAAAACACGTCTTCGAACCCTGGAGCTACAATCGGTCGTACTACCAGACGCGACTCGACGCGGTCGCCGAACACTTCGACGTCTCACTCGAGACGCCGTTCGAAGACGTAGACGAGGAGATCCAGCGGGCGTTCCTCTACGGCACCGACGGGCAGGTGCTGTTCAAGCGGAATACGAAAAACGGCACCCGTCGGAAGAAAAAACGCTTCGAGGGCGTGATCCCGAACCTAGAGCGACGCTACCTCGAGACCGACTCCGACTCCACCCGCGAGCACATCGAGGACTACATGTCGGTCACGGAGTGTCCGGACTGTGACGGCACGCGCCTGAAACCCGCCTCGCGTGCGGTGCTGGTCGACGGGACGTCGATCACCGAGATCAACGCGATGAGCATCGGCGACGCCCTGAAGCACTTCGAGTCGATGGAGGCCGACCTCACCGAGCGCGAGAAGGTGATCGCCGAGGAGATCTTAAAGGAGATCCGCGCCCGCCTCGGATTCATGTGCGAGGTCGGCCTCGAGTACCTCACGCTGGACCGGGAAGCCTCTACCCTGTCGGGTGGTGAGAGCCAGCGCATTCGGCTGGCGACGCAGATCGGCTCCGGACTCGTCGGCGTCCTCTACGTGCTCGACGAGCCGTCGATCGGGCTCCACCAGCGGGACAACGACCGCCTGCTGAACACCTTGGAGGAACTCCGGGACCTCGGGAACACCCTGCTCGTGGTCGAACACGACGAGGAGACGATGCGCCGGGCGGACACCGTCATCGACATGGGTCCCGGTCCCGGCAAGCGCGGCGGCGAGGTCGTCGTCAACGGGCCCGTCGAGGAGGTCAAAGCCTGCGAGGAGTCGATCACGGGCGACTACCTCTCCGGGCGCGAGCAGATCCCCGTCCCCGACGAACGGCGCGACCCCGACGGCGCACTGACGATCCACGGCGCGCGCCAGCACAACCTCGCGAACGTCGACGTCGACGTCCCGCTTGGCTGCTTTACGGCGATCACGGGCGTCTCGGGTTCGGGGAAGTCGACGCTCATGCACGAGGTTCTCTACAAGGGGCTGGCTCGCGAGATGAACGACAACACCTCGGTGATTCCAGGCGACCACGACGACCTCGAGGGACTCGACCGGATCGAGACCGTCCGACTGATCGACCAGTCGCCGATCGGTCGCACGCCGCGCTCGAACCCCGCGACCTACACCGGCGTCTTCGACTACGTCCGCGAACTGTTCGCCGAGACGAAACTCGCCAAACAGCGGGGCTACGAGAAGGGCCGGTTCTCCTTTAACGTCAAGGGCGGCCGTTGCGAGGAGTGTGGCGGACAAGGGACGGTGAAAATCGAGATGAACTTCCTGAGCGACGTGTACGTCCCCTGTGAGGAGTGCGACGGCGCACGCTACAACGACGCCACCCTGGACGTCACCTACAAGGACAAGACCATCGCCGATGTCCTCGAGATGTCGGTCGAGGAGGCCTACGACTTCTTCGAGTCCTCGAGTCAGATCCGCCGCCGGCTCAAACTGCTGAAGGACGTCGGCCTCGATTACATGAAACTCGGCCAGCCCTCGACGACGCTGTCGGGCGGCGAGGCCCAGCGGATCAAACTCGCCGAGGAACTCGGCAAGCGCGACACCGGCGACACGCTCTACCTGCTCGACGAGCCGACGACCGGCCTCCACAGCGAGGACGAGCGCAAACTCATCGACGTCCTCCACCGGCTGACCGACAACGGCAACACCGTCGTCGTCATCGAGCACGAACTCGACCTCGTGAAGAACGCCGACCACGTCATCGATCTCGGTCCCGAGGGCGGCGAAAAGGGCGGCGAGGTCGTCGCCACCGGGACCCCCGAAGAAGTGGCCCGCCTCGAGGAGTCCCACACCGGCCGCTATCTCCGGGATCTGCTCCCGAAGGTCGACCTCGAGGGACCACGCGGCCAGCGCGTCGAACCCGTGACCGCACCGACCGACGACGACTGA
- a CDS encoding GNAT family N-acetyltransferase: MELVEATAADLRALVTRWYDLAKAMEAYSELNELAYADVDEVPDDGFRAHLDDEDTTDYRIVHDDETIGFVTLREGHHPSRQYSQYLRIVNLVVDDAYRSNGHGTAVIEHVKEMARERGCDHLKVSCEWQNEGARRFYRDTGFQPKQVDYVQPLE; this comes from the coding sequence ATGGAACTCGTCGAGGCCACTGCCGCCGACCTTCGTGCACTCGTCACCCGCTGGTACGACCTCGCGAAAGCGATGGAAGCGTACTCCGAGCTGAACGAACTTGCCTACGCGGACGTCGACGAGGTTCCCGACGACGGCTTTCGCGCTCACCTCGACGACGAGGACACCACCGACTACCGCATCGTCCACGACGACGAGACGATCGGCTTCGTCACCCTCCGTGAGGGCCACCACCCCTCCCGGCAGTACTCGCAGTACCTCCGCATCGTGAACCTCGTCGTCGACGACGCCTACCGGAGCAACGGCCACGGCACAGCGGTCATCGAGCACGTGAAAGAAATGGCTCGCGAGCGGGGCTGTGACCACCTCAAGGTCTCCTGTGAGTGGCAAAACGAGGGCGCACGTCGGTTCTACCGCGACACGGGCTTCCAGCCGAAGCAAGTCGACTACGTACAGCCGCTAGAGTGA